One window of candidate division KSB1 bacterium genomic DNA carries:
- the gltX gene encoding glutamate--tRNA ligase, whose protein sequence is MVRVRFAPSPTGFVHVGGLRTALYNYLFARRHNGVFVLRIEDTDRSRYVEGAVENLLSVLDWAGLTPDEGPQQGGKYGPYLQSKRLDIYKHYADQLVQAGFAYYAFDTPDEVETARQKSPDPRTFKYDASTRSLMRNSLTLPEEKVQQLLAQKVPYVIRLKVPENRTFVITDLIRGEVSFHSSQVDDQVLIKSDGYPTYHLANVVDDHLMEISHIIRGEEWLSSVPKHLYLYECFGWEPPLMAHLPLIFNPDGSKMSKRDIQSLSQMPSGKVDPDVQSYIQAGYEREAILNYIALLGWSSGDDREVFTLKELEQIFSLDRVNKSPAIFDLAKLKHLNQQHINRMEPERLAAELRSLAENAGWAIEDENYFMQVVKLFQPRLHMRNDFLTLSRYFFEEPTEYDAETKAKRWKEDSGKLVLEFLSEIIKLIVFDKESLEKALLQTAERCGVPPAKIIHPIRLAVTGMGIGPGLYEILELLGKEKVIKRLKRAVEILG, encoded by the coding sequence ATGGTTCGCGTCAGGTTTGCCCCCAGTCCAACCGGATTTGTCCATGTCGGCGGCTTGAGAACTGCTTTATACAACTATCTGTTTGCCCGCCGTCATAACGGCGTTTTTGTTTTGCGCATCGAGGACACCGATCGCTCCCGTTATGTCGAAGGAGCGGTCGAGAACCTGTTGTCCGTGCTGGATTGGGCCGGATTAACGCCCGATGAAGGCCCGCAACAAGGCGGCAAGTACGGCCCCTATCTGCAGTCCAAGCGCCTAGATATTTACAAGCATTACGCCGACCAGCTGGTTCAAGCTGGTTTTGCTTACTATGCCTTTGACACGCCGGATGAAGTCGAAACGGCACGGCAAAAGAGCCCCGACCCCCGCACATTCAAATATGACGCTTCCACCCGCAGCCTTATGCGTAACAGCCTGACACTGCCGGAAGAGAAGGTCCAACAGCTGTTGGCGCAAAAAGTGCCTTATGTGATTCGGCTCAAGGTTCCCGAAAATAGAACCTTTGTAATAACAGATCTGATCCGCGGCGAAGTGTCGTTCCACAGCAGTCAAGTTGATGATCAGGTATTGATCAAGTCGGACGGCTACCCGACCTATCACTTGGCCAACGTTGTGGACGATCATCTAATGGAAATCTCCCATATCATACGCGGCGAGGAGTGGCTTAGCAGCGTCCCCAAGCATCTTTATTTATATGAATGTTTCGGGTGGGAACCTCCTTTGATGGCGCATTTGCCTTTGATTTTTAATCCGGACGGCTCCAAAATGAGCAAACGGGACATCCAAAGTCTGTCACAAATGCCTTCTGGAAAAGTAGATCCGGATGTCCAATCGTATATTCAGGCGGGCTATGAGCGTGAAGCCATACTCAATTATATTGCGCTTTTGGGATGGAGCAGCGGTGACGATCGCGAAGTTTTTACCTTAAAAGAACTGGAGCAGATCTTTTCCCTCGATCGTGTCAACAAATCGCCTGCAATTTTTGACCTGGCAAAGCTGAAGCATTTGAATCAGCAGCATATCAACCGCATGGAGCCAGAAAGGCTGGCAGCTGAGCTTAGATCTTTGGCCGAAAATGCCGGTTGGGCAATAGAGGACGAAAACTATTTTATGCAGGTGGTCAAGCTGTTTCAGCCTCGTCTGCACATGCGGAATGATTTTTTAACCCTAAGCCGCTATTTTTTTGAAGAACCGACAGAGTATGACGCCGAGACAAAGGCGAAACGGTGGAAAGAGGATTCAGGCAAATTAGTACTTGAATTTCTTTCTGAAATTATTAAATTAATTGTGTTCGATAAAGAAAGCCTGGAAAAGGCCCTTCTGCAGACCGCGGAAAGATGCGGAGTTCCGCCGGCGAAAATCATTCATCCGA
- a CDS encoding DUF3566 domain-containing protein codes for MRTELKRIEIMPVLRVTLLFSLIFGFLVGILYAALFSVIAQVGNAFEELPVTSLGVAGSIGIVIASVIFITIINITAALLFTVLYNVTASLFGGIVVDFEMKESNSSTEQPS; via the coding sequence ATGCGGACGGAACTTAAAAGAATCGAAATTATGCCGGTTCTGAGGGTGACTTTATTGTTCTCCCTCATTTTCGGCTTTTTGGTCGGCATACTTTACGCAGCCCTTTTCTCAGTTATTGCGCAGGTCGGCAATGCTTTTGAAGAACTTCCCGTTACCTCTTTGGGCGTGGCGGGAAGCATCGGCATCGTTATCGCGTCCGTTATTTTTATCACAATTATCAATATAACAGCCGCTTTGCTCTTTACCGTGCTTTATAATGTAACGGCCTCCCTCTTTGGCGGCATCGTCGTCGATTTTGAGATGAAAGAATCAAATTCATCTACGGAACAGCCCTCCTAA
- the dprA gene encoding DNA-processing protein DprA yields MTAEDAVAALDVLYLMTIPGLGSFRIRNLIKRFKTVQAVLAASVRELVEIEGIDKTLAMQIKRGGDQNFVEKQAEKIRSAGALLISYWDPHYPQLLRRIADPPLLLFVKGKVETIGALSVAIVGTRSPSGYGKIMAEKFSSELAQRGITIVSGLARGIDTIVHAAVVRTGGKTVAVLGSGVDVIYPEENKRLTEQIVQNGALISEFPMGTKPDAPHFPRRNRIVSGMCRGVLVIEAGEKSGALITADAALEQGREVFALPGNINNPKSCGCNRLIQEGAKLVTSVEDILDEIGISSSQPTPSEPSIPLTSKEKSVVEVLTHEPIHIDKIASLCRMPVGEVLGILLSLELKNLVRQTPGKHFLRQ; encoded by the coding sequence ATGACGGCAGAAGATGCAGTCGCCGCCCTCGATGTCCTTTACCTGATGACCATCCCCGGCCTTGGATCTTTTCGAATTCGCAACCTCATTAAGCGTTTTAAAACGGTCCAGGCCGTGCTGGCTGCCTCGGTCCGAGAATTAGTTGAAATCGAGGGCATCGATAAGACATTGGCAATGCAGATCAAACGGGGCGGCGATCAAAATTTTGTTGAAAAACAGGCGGAAAAAATCCGGTCAGCCGGCGCTTTACTAATCAGCTATTGGGATCCTCATTATCCGCAATTGTTACGAAGAATCGCCGATCCGCCGCTGCTTTTATTTGTGAAGGGGAAAGTCGAGACAATAGGAGCGCTTTCCGTGGCCATAGTGGGCACACGGTCGCCATCCGGCTACGGAAAAATCATGGCGGAAAAGTTTTCCTCTGAATTGGCTCAGCGCGGCATTACAATCGTCAGCGGTCTGGCGCGAGGAATCGACACGATTGTACACGCTGCAGTCGTCAGAACCGGCGGAAAAACAGTCGCCGTATTGGGCTCCGGTGTTGATGTTATCTATCCGGAGGAAAACAAAAGGCTTACGGAACAAATCGTCCAAAACGGAGCGTTAATCAGTGAATTCCCAATGGGCACCAAACCCGATGCTCCGCATTTTCCGCGGCGAAACCGCATTGTTTCCGGTATGTGCCGCGGTGTTTTGGTCATAGAGGCGGGGGAAAAAAGCGGCGCGCTCATCACGGCGGATGCGGCCTTGGAGCAGGGAAGAGAGGTTTTTGCCTTGCCGGGAAACATCAACAACCCCAAAAGCTGCGGCTGCAATCGCCTGATACAAGAGGGCGCCAAACTAGTGACAAGTGTGGAAGATATTCTGGATGAGATTGGCATTTCCTCGTCACAACCGACACCTTCCGAGCCGTCGATCCCCCTCACGTCAAAAGAAAAAAGCGTTGTCGAGGTTTTGACGCATGAACCTATTCATATCGACAAAATTGCCTCTTTATGTCGGATGCCGGTCGGTGAAGTGCTGGGCATTTTATTGAGCCTTGAGTTAAAGAATCTTGTGCGCCAGACTCCGGGAAAACATTTTCTTCGCCAATAG